The Nonlabens sp. Hel1_33_55 genome contains the following window.
AGCACGAGCGAGTCAACCTTCTTCCCAAAAATATCGATGGCATTGCGCCAGTCTAGATAAAGCCTGTATCCAACTTGACTATTTTCCCAGCCTGGACCTTCATATCTTATAAACCAAGAATGATCTGTATGTTCTGACGGTACATTGAGCGTATCAACATTTACAAAATTGCCATCAATATATTCACGATCATCCCAATGTCCACCTTCTTTCATTGAAATTTCTGCATAAGTGGTAAGTGAAGGAACCGGTTCTGGCTCTTGTTGTGAAGTAATCTGTTGATTTTCTCGTTTACACGAAAGCGCAATCATTAAAAACAGAGCTGGTAGCAAGATCTTTTTCATAAGTCGACTTTGTAGATTAATATTTTTTACCATTAATAGTCACATTCTCAAATTTCAAAGGTTCAGAATTCTCTACAGATAGATCTGTTTCTGCATTTTTGATAGTGATGTTTTTGAGGGTAACGTTTTTCACAAGACTTTCTGGGCGCCCTTTAATTAAGACGCCGTATTTACCGCCATCTTCCACGGTTATATTTTCTAAATGGATGTTTTTGATAGAAGGAATGAAATTGCCTTCCTGATTGGCATAAGTTCCATAATAGGCGTTTATCCTAAGCATCGCCTCTTTCACTTTTCCTACCTGAATGTCTTTCACAAATACATTTTCTACAAAACCACCTCTTAAAGAATTTGTTTTGATACGTATCGCTCGATCCAGTTCTGGACTGTCCATTTTACAATTTCTTACATAAACGTTGCGCACACCTGCGGAGATCTCACTACCCATAACTACACCGCCATGCCCATCTTTCATGTCACAGTTCTCGACGACGATGTTTTCGCTGGGTATATTCACTACACGACCGTCATTGTTGCGACCTGATTTGATCGCGATACAATCATCACCTGTGTCAAACGTACAATTGGTGATGTGAACATTCTTAGCATATTCAGGATCGCAGCCATCATTGTTGGGCCCGTGGCTATTGATAGTTACTCCATCAACTGTTACATTATTGGATTTGATAGGGTGAATAACCCAGAATGGTGCATTTAAAATCGTGACACCCTCAATTAGTACATTCTCACAGCCAAAAGGCTGTATAAATTGTGGGCGCAGTTGATACCCTTCACCAAAAACTCTCTCTTCCACAGGTTTGTTTTCATCTGAAAATGCCCACAACCTAGGGAGGTTATGATCATCACCTTGTTTAGGTTCACCTTCTATATAACCGTATTCTTCTTTGCCTACCCAATTCCACCATTTAGTATTACTTGCCTGTCCATCAAATGTGCCGGTACCAGTTATAGCGATATTTTTTTCATAGTAGGAATAAATGAGCGGCGAGTAGTTCATCAACTCCTGGCCTTCATAAGAAGTATGAACAAGTGGTAGATAGTCTTTAGTGTC
Protein-coding sequences here:
- a CDS encoding glycoside hydrolase family 28 protein; this translates as MKKIFKTNFRILFSLLLLSTFLFSCKTTVTDKGIPTDNFAAADLIIKNIVVPKFQNKTFSILDYGAVADGTTDNTAAIKNAIESCNAAGGGKVIIPEGRFLTGAIYLKSNVNLHLEDGAVVLFSTDTKDYLPLVHTSYEGQELMNYSPLIYSYYEKNIAITGTGTFDGQASNTKWWNWVGKEEYGYIEGEPKQGDDHNLPRLWAFSDENKPVEERVFGEGYQLRPQFIQPFGCENVLIEGVTILNAPFWVIHPIKSNNVTVDGVTINSHGPNNDGCDPEYAKNVHITNCTFDTGDDCIAIKSGRNNDGRVVNIPSENIVVENCDMKDGHGGVVMGSEISAGVRNVYVRNCKMDSPELDRAIRIKTNSLRGGFVENVFVKDIQVGKVKEAMLRINAYYGTYANQEGNFIPSIKNIHLENITVEDGGKYGVLIKGRPESLVKNVTLKNITIKNAETDLSVENSEPLKFENVTINGKKY